A window of Aptenodytes patagonicus chromosome 1, bAptPat1.pri.cur, whole genome shotgun sequence genomic DNA:
GTTTTAGTTTTTTTCAACTCTTCTACATATCAGAAAATATCTCCCAATTATTTAGGTCTGGAGACATTCCAGTAAGTAAACACATTAATGACCACAAAAATTCACATTTGCTCAATAGGCTGTATATCACACCCACTGAACCCATGGAACAGAGagtttgaaggaaaaatatgctAGGTGCTGTAAATGGAGTTTAAGTGGGTTTTCCATTTGCATTCTTCCTTCTAACCTTCTCTCTCTCACAtccttggtttttgttttaattttcgtCTTTACTACAACCATAACAAAGTCATTATCTGAGTAATGTCCAAGGGGTAAAAAACTAGTCAAAAAGGCTTGTTTTCACAAAGGTGCAGGGTTTTTTCGGCTGTTTACTGCCTTCCTCTTTCATAaggtatatttaaatattttctttatttcagagtAGCTCATTTGCAGACTACTTATCTTTGAATTTTGATCATTTAATGAAAGAGTGCAACAGGTATttcaaaacaggaggaaaacaaaagctgtattttcaaacTATGATATGTCCCTCTGTAAATTGAGCATTTGGATTGGAGAAAAATTGCTTAGAGTATTCTGAAAGTCCAAATCCATAGATAAAttcaagaagaagaaagaatattaGAGGAGATGTTGGGAAATTTAGCAAAAGCTGTAAGCAGGTTTTGAAATTGTCACTTAAAGGAAcagagatgggaggaaaaaataccagGAAGGAtttcacataaaaatattcttccttgACCAGACTGTTGTCTGGTGaaatctctctcttctcttttatcCCTCTGAAATTGAGCACCGCAGCAAAGCTTTTCAATGTAGCACTTAACAGCTGTACATTAAGGAGATATTTGATTTATTATGTTTCAGGTTTCTCTCTGAGATATTTTCATCCCATCTGCAGCCACTGCCTTCTTATTTCTGGTCACCTGAACTCCTTTGCCACAAAAATATGATGCAATCTCAGTCAGTCAACTTGGAGCTTTACTTTTtatccttcttccctttccacagCTTTGTGTACAGTCCCACCTTTTCACCTCATATTTTCGTAGCAGCAGTCATTGTGGCCCATTCTGTTCCCAGTGAGATTTCTACAGGAACTAGAGATTTAGATTCTTTTCAAACTCTGTCTGAtgtttctgtgcctttttatGGAGTAACAATTGCATTTGATGACCTCAGTCACGCATTATTTGTCTTTTTCACTATGCCTATGCTGCTAAAGCCATTGGTTAGCTTGTAGTATCTAGGAGAGCTTAGCATCCACAACCAGACCCACGTTCCAGGTGGTATGGAAAACCTAAGAGTTAAAGTAGAAGCTTTGGTATGcccaaaatattttacttttgaaCTACCTGTTTTTCAACAGGGCTTATTTTACTTCCCAACCTGTGTGGTTGAGCCAGATGTGCTAAAATGCCCCAGCGTGCAGCAGGTCATTCAGGGAGCAGGGAGGATCCTCTAGGATCCATCCTATCCAGGCCATCCTCTGGGTGATGGGACCCAGGGGCTGCTCTTTCCTTGAGCAGCTGGAGATAGCAGGGACTGGATGCGAGTTCTCTTCAATCGGTTTGTGGAAATCACCAGTGAAAGCAGAGGAGCTTTTTGGAGAATGAAATGCTTTGATAATTACTCAGGTTCCACCAGCGGTACTTAGAAACATGACTTCTCAGAGTCTAGGAAGCTCTTCTTTCTATGGCTTTGACCACTGTTCCTTTTCCAGGATTGTCATGTGGTAGATGAGGCAACCCTTGAGGAAGATGAGAGCCAGGACTATCAACTGCTGTCAGTGATGGAGAATGAGACCTCCACCACCACGCTGTTCAAACGTCACCTCCGGACATGTGACCCAAATGACCTGGCTATCACAGTAAGAAAGGGGACTGCTCAAGCAACATCCCGAACAAACACGCTCTCATGTCTCACTGTATTCCCAAATCCCGGATCAGATCTGAGAATTACAGATTTTTCTCACAACGGTACAATAACAggaatatacagaaaaatatggGACCATGCAGCCACATTTATAAGGCCCATTTCAAGGGCACTATATTGATGTATTTGACGTTTTTTACAATGTTTTCCATCAAAGAATAGGGAAGATATAAATCTCAACATTTTCTTAAGCTTGAACACGTCTTCAAAATTTTGctcatttctctctctcgttTGCCACATATAAAAAACCAATCTAGTATGGGAGATAAAGTTTTTATTTGCCTAATATAAGGCAGTATTTTGGTAAGAATTATGTTTAGAAAATTCAGAATGCTTTGATAATCTCAGTCCTTCTCTCTTGGAAGAACTTCATACCAGTATTGACTGACATTAAAAAATTGTCCAactcaaaacagtattttaagtcagagatttttcaaaaatatgcTTTGCCAAGGTCCACAAGCACACTAATGCACACAATTTCAGAATTCTGCATATATAGACACTGTTTACACCGTTTCACCTTTACTTGGGGGACCTCTGGGTAAATCAGCATTATCCAAGGCTTAGCCCACTCAAAAATGTTTGTCCAGAATTAGGTGTACATTCACCATTTTTCCAGAGTTCAAATACACGTGCAAATGACTGGATAGATGCCTTTGTAGTTACAAACCTTCTTAATGACCTTTACTAATTGAAAGAAATATAATCCCATTCTGAATGGGAAGAACCTACAGAGTTCCATGGCTACTGCTATCCTTACATGATGGGGCAGATCCAGGAGGATCATTGAGCTCATTCATGCTCAACAATAGCTGCTAATGGGGAATCAGGGGACTACAGTTTTGTTAGCTTTTTGTGTAAGTCCCTTAGTAATTCTTTGTAAAAATTGCCCAAAGTACATTAACAGTATATACAGATAAATGAACTGCATCTGCTTGCTCTAGGATATGCAAAGATCTGAAAATCTGATCTTTAGCACCATTGTACAGCTCCCACAGCTAGAACAGTATCCAAACACTCAGCATCTaaacatttaaacacaaaatgGTGCAGGTTCTGAAATCTTATAAAATCCCTTACagcttttttccacctttcttttatttcacatacCAAAACTTTAAATCCATGCATGTTTCAATAATGTGTGTGAAATGACAGTGGGTGAAGCTTTCCTAGGGTCTTTTCTAGCCAGCACCctctctttgggaaaaaaacatcatGTCTTTGTCTGGACAAGACAAATCTTGTGTGTTAAACTGCTTACTCTCTGTTGTGTGTTCTGACATACTGTCTGAGTGTCTGGGTATGTACCAAATACAGTTATATTATTTTAGATTACTTTTCATTGCACATGGTTAGTATGTGGATTGCATTTTAATACATGTGTAGTGGTATAAGGCATGTGATGTGGGGTGAATACCCGTGTGTGTGGTTGATGGGAAGGAATAAGGGGGAGTTTCATTGGAACTTTCATTACAGATGGACACAGCACGCCTTGTTACTGCCTTTGGTACTGATGACACAGTCCAATTCTTTAAAGGCCAAAGATTTTCCAAGTCTCTTTTCTTGATGAGGTACAGAGGCCCATCTGACTCAACTGACCCCAAAATATTCTTCACCTATGACCTGAGGCTGGACAACATAAGTATTGGACAAGAGCTTTACTAGGCATATTAAAAAATTTCCCCTTCTTCCACCTTTCTTTGCAAAGTTGATCAAGCCCATGCTGGAGGTTTGAATTGCACAGGTCAAAAAATGGACATGACTGATCTTGGAAACACTCAAATGGAGCTGGCAAGAGTAGGAATGAAGTGGGAAGGGAAGGCTTGCTGTATGGAGGGTAAAGGGCTTATTTGTTAGGAAAATGCTGTAAGGCGTAGCCTGTTCCCTTGACTAGAGTTTGAGGAGCCAAACACAGGCTGTGGTGCTATTGAATTGCAATATAATTATTAAATCAGGTATGTATGCATACAGGTCTATTAGCCCATCCATGTAGACCCATAGAAAAATATCTATAATATACTGAAGATATTTATGGATTCCCATCTTAGTTTTGTGGGAACTACACAATAtcacagagaagagaaataatgGGAATACATTTATACGCTTTGTGACGAGTCTGGCTAAGAGCTCATAAAATGCAATACACACTGCTGTGTGCGCTGCCTCCAGTATTAACTTATGCAGCATCTCAGTGTCAGATATAAGGATTTACCAGGAGAGCTGGAGCCCCACATTAGCATCACCTCGTGGTACATGCGCCATCCTTGTCAAATGGAGTCCAAAAGTACCAGCTCAGTGTGGTATTGCATTAACATCTTCCTTCTTTAAACAGCATCAGCCCACACAGTCAGCACTCACTCAAGACGCAGCAGCATCTGCTGATCAGCGTGGGCACTATTCCACAGTAAAGAGGGGAACTATTTTTATGTAAAGATTTGTGGGATTAGTGCTATCATGTGTTGTGCTTGTGACTCCAGAAAACCGGTAATTATAAATGTTGATTGAACCGAGTGGACGTTTCCTGTGCTCAGTTCATGTTACAACAGACAAATTAGTAATGCGTTCCcttttggaaaaatacagaaaaaatctgaaaaaaaaagaatttaagacCTGGTGGAGCTGACAAATATGTTTGTCCTTCACCAGAATACAGTTTCATCTTCTTGACTCTCACTCATTGCAACCAAAAACCAATCAGACGCTTGCTAAATGCATCATCCTTCCTGCCCCCTCCACTTCTGGGTCTCATTCTCCTTGCACTGTCTCTCTTTGTCTTCTCCAATTCCCTGTGCACATTATTGAGTTGCCAGGGGAACCTTCAGGTGACTTGtgtgtctgtttcttttccagtttgcTACTCCAGTTGAAGAAACCAAGTATGCCTGTACCTTTATCCCACTGCCCATGGTCAAGCAGAAACACCATATCTACAAGGTAAACTTGCAGGCTgtattactggggaaaaaacaggacaGGACAGACTTGCTCCTTCAATCATGCATACAAGTCTGTCTTTTACAGCATTTTAGTATAAATTCGGGAGTATTCCATCTGTCCTTCACTGCCATTTGGATGAGCCAGCTAATCTGTCTGGCTTGTGTGGAGATAAGCTCTGTCTTGTTTCTAGCTTTGGAAGATCTTTGTCTTTATGTACATCACGCCTGCAGAAACCTTGCTACAAGTCTGATGTCTCAGTGTAGTGAGCTCAGGTCATGTTACCTATTGGTGTCTTTGAGAGCAAAGGGAGCCTCCAGAATTTTCTATATTTGAAAGgacttttgcttttgttcttggAAATTGCTAAGAGTATTtgtataaaaagcaaaactaacatTTTGCAGTCCTGTTTTCAAGGTTCAATATGCAAAAAAGACgagcaaagaaaaggaacaggaacTTTCCAAAACAAGTCTAGCTTACTTCTCAAATTAAGATAATGTTACTTCAAGGTCAAGCAACCCTTcttagttttgtgggttttgaaGGTTTAAAAACAGATGTTCCACTGCAATGGCATAAGGCAAAATTTCATAAGGAAGTATTTCCATGGACTGGAAAAAGTTGACAGGTAATCCTACAGAACAAACTCAGGAGCTTTAGTCAGTTCTTGTGGTAACATCAAGATTTTGAGGCCTGATGTCATCAGTGCTGGTAAAAAGTTCAGTGATTAATGAACAGATAAAGGTTATTTGCGGGGTTTATTTTAAACTATCTTGATTATAGTACTTTTGGCACAGCTGAGGGAGCAGTGAATTATAGTGAACCTGAGACTGAGGTCCCTTATCTTGCTTTGCAGCCAAGAAAATGGTGTATGAGGTAAACTATTTACATTTCTAGTCTGGAACCACACTTCCCAGCATAACAGGTCAAATAGACACCCCTCTGATTCTAATTAAGGGGAGGTGCTTTAGAGGAAGAAGCAAATCCTTTCTGGAAAAATGGACTCTGCTGGGTGCACACAGAAATGAGCAGATAAATCATCATCCAGTTTACCATCCATTTTGTGAATCAGATTATATCTGTTTGCCTAAGCTATGGTTAATGGCTCTTTCTGGTTGcctgagaaagaaatattttagggTTGACAATaacttttttcactctttctcttGGTTACAGTTCGAACTTGTAATAACACCCCACAACATAACCTTGGTTTATCATATTCTTGTTTATGGCTGTGGCAACGCCAGCATGTTACCCAGTGGCATAGATAATTGCTATGGAGCCAGTCCAGATTTTGCCCTGTGCTCTCAGGTGCTTGTGGGCTGGGCTGTTGGAGGAGAGGTGAGTCTGCAGGGCCCATTCCCTTCCCCATTTCTTGTTATGAACAGTGGTACTCTTGTTGTCAGCTTATCCAGTAAGACCCCACGGTCCTGCAGGGCCAACCAAACTGGGGAAGTTTCCTCATACTGTTCCCACTCGACTCTACTTCTGCTGCATTAAGTGATGCTGGCGATTTCTACATAGTTGTCGATACTCTGCGTTATGTGTGTATGTTATTATCATACCTGCATTAAACAAATTTTATATGTCACATAGGAAGGCTTTCATTCTGACCTTTTGATAATGTTGCCAATAATGTCACAAAATTCTCCTTGTGCTAGTCTTGCGTAACAGAAAGAAGTGTACctactttctgcttttttttctgctggctcTGCCTCTTTTACAGCAGAGTAAAACTAAAAGTTCAGTGAAATTGGTGCTTCTGGCTGAGTGGCCTATTTAGTATTCAGTGCTGCACAAATTTTAGCATCTATCTTGTGATGGTCACTTTGCCTTTCAgagcaaaatgtattttgtatttctgtagtaTACATGTACATGGGGacaaagagaggaaggagatAAGTTTTAGACAAAACCTTTATACtaattttattcagattttatgTTATGCAGTGCCAATACTGATATGAAATTTGCTGCAAGAGTGCACACATACTATAACCATTTCCTATTAAATAAAgtataaaactaaaaatgaaaccAGTCAAAAggataaatgaaaaataaattttgaaaagtcTTCCTTGTTccaattcagaaggaaaagaaatggaactgGCAGAATTTCCCACATTTTGATTTCTAACAATGTCTAAATAAATATTCAGAGACACAAGAAAAGAAGAACTTTCTTTTTGTAAGTTTTCAATCAGGAAACAACACAGAAGAGTTAAAAACTAACTACTTCATATAactttattcctcctcttcctctttccacaAGTCTTACCAGTTTCTGGATGAAGCTGCAGTTTCCCTAGGGACACCTTGGGATCCTCAGTACATCCGACTAGAAATCCATTACAGCAATTTTGACTTGTTACCAGGTGGGTAATGCTGGGCAGTTGTCTGACAAGAAAAGCCTCAGGATGGAAGCCTCAGACCTCACCTACATGCCTATTAGAAACCGGCTTCTGCATGAAACACTTCCATACATTGCTCAGTACAACCTTCAGGACAGTAAGAAGAAACTGGACTGGGCTCCCATTCAGGAAGAACTTAAACTGGCTTTAGAAACACAGATAGTTATGTCTGCTTAGATTAGACACGTCTTGCCATTGAAAAAGCTGAGCACATCTTCCTGCTATGATACTAGTGGGAGTGTTAGGGAAAACTTCAGGGAAATGTAGACATCATGGGAAAAAGGAGCAGCGTGGGAAGGGGTAGAGTGGCTGGGGGAGAAATAGGTGTACCAAAGGTCAGGATCAAGTCCTGAGAGCCAGGTCCTGATAATACCACGTCAGGCTTCTACCATGACCTCTAGCACTCAGTCCCTATGACAGGTGATGAAGAATGCCACCACGGTATCTGCTATCATTTTACAGAAGGGGAAACAAAAGTGTGGAGTGATTTTATGGGAATCGTCTGAGACTATAAGCCCGGCTGGATCCAGATGCACTATAAGTGCACCTGTGCACCTTGCATGACTTAGAGGCTGTACATTACAATGGACCATAACAGGCCCCAACAGGGGCAGGGTGGAGGGCTTAGGCCTTCCTGTTAATCTGTGCCTGCTCCCAACCTGTGACTGGAAAAGAGACACTATATGTGTTGTTGCTTCAGGCCCCGCTTCTGCTGTTTCTGGAGTTATTGCTGAAGGAGTggtcatttttcttttacaggttTGATCAACAGCTCAGGGGTACGAATCTACTATACTCCGGAGCTACGGAAATATGATGTGGGGGTTCTGCAAACAGGCATCTTCACTTTCCCTGTGCATTTCATTCCTCCTGGAGCAGAATCCTACAGATCTTACGGCCTTTGCAATTCCAGCCAGTTTGATGAAGTGAGTGTGGGGAAAGCCATACGAAATCCTTCTTGATTTTTCCCACTTTGGGTTTTCATCTTGTTCTAGACATGTCCAAAAGCCATTTGGTGCAGGGTGCCATCTTAGCCTCCATTTCTGCATGTTGCAAAATGAATATCTATTCCAATAAAACTGCTCAGCAGAGACCCAAGAGCATTATCAGAGCTGTGTAAGCATGTCAGAACCACGGCTGGAATACCCATTCATCCCATCTAagtgaaagggaaacaaaacccaaaggaTGTAGTGACTTCCCAAGACCCCCAAGGCATTCTGCTCCACCACATGCAAGAGGCCTTGTCCTGCCATATGTGTGCCCTACTGGTGTAGGAAGGCAGGCACTAGGCTGGGAGGATGTGGTGCTCTCTCTCAGGTCAAGAGGCTGCTAACAATAATCAGCTCTGGTGGACTGTGGGACCCAGGGGATTCACAGGTCCCTCCAGGACTGCTAGATGTGAGGTTGCCACTTTCCCCTTTCCCAGGCCCAGCAGGTGCTAAGGCTGGGGGCAAACTCCAAAGATATAGACACCTCCCACCCcacccaaacacacacactcaGGGAGCAGACTCAGCGGGCCACAAACAGATCAACACAGACAGGAGTACAATACCTTTACAGGCACCACACAGGCACGAACAACACCCACATGAACACGGACAGCACAAATGACCcgattctcttcctcctctctgacTAATCAGGCTTAAAGTTCACTAGAGGAATATAACCATAAGCATGCTCACTCAGCTCCCATACGTAATCACATTTGTTGGTCTCTCTGATTTCTGGTCCAGACCATAAGTCCTTTCAGCATCTGTGCGCAGATCCAGGACCCTTTTACGCAGTCTCTGGCCTGGACCTTGGGTCTTTCTAGCTTGAAGTTTCCTAGTGGATCATCCCACCCCAAAAACaggcacacacatatacacagtaTAGAGCGCGCACTCATACAGAAAATAGTTAGGAACGGAGTTTAGTAATATAGTCTAGATTGCAGTGATCAGGTACCAGGTTTGGTCAGACAAAGCAGACCAGCAGTCTGCTTACATACAACTGgactctcctcttcctctctacATTTTCGcatgtttgtttctctctttccctatCTTTGACCTCTTCCTTAAGCATCACACAATAAATTTTGCACATTCCCACAATCCACTTAGAACATCCCTTAAGTTTTACACAGTCTCACAATCCCCCTCGAACAACCCATAAGTTTGCTCCCTCTTATGAGGCCTGAGGTAatcctgtttttctccttttcatcaattttcaaagattttctttgaaacttttaaGGTTTACATTTTGATGGTTCTTTTAATGGCCCATTGATAAGTGCCTTACAATTTCTGCTTTTACTCTTTCTATTATCTGCTCTTTCTTAGAGTTCATGTACGTGCATGTTTAACTTATTACCTCTCCTGTGTCTTGTCTTAGTTTTTTACATAGCTGATAGCAAGATATGCTTACAGTACACAGCATGAGATATCACAAACTCAGACAACTATGCCACAGTAAGTAAAGCCAGAAGAGCAATTTTCAGAAAGGCTCACCAGAGCAAATTTTCAATCAGTAGTGACCTACATGAGGAAATGGGCTTAAacctcccttttaaaaaaaaatattaagctaACAATTACATGAGTTCCATCAAGCTTTTGACTTGATGGGCAGGCCTGAAACGCAGTGCTGAGCTCTGACTGCCAGACTCTGACCTACTTCATTTTGAACTGCAGATGAATGGGATGCTGGTTCCAGACCTGCATGTCTTTGCCTACTTGCTTCATACCCACCTGTCTGGCAGAGGAGTGAAAGCTGCTTAATACCGGTAAGAGAAGCAAACTCGGTATTGCTGCCTATGCCACAGGATCAGTCCGTGCCTCTTGGGCTAGAGTGGATGAGATCTGTCTGTCAGTGCAAGAGACTCTGCAATGTCTGAATTGTAGTACAAAGAACTAGCTCCTCAGGGAGCTAGAGGGTCAGCTGAGCAGAGAGTATGAGACCAGGACTGTGCCTCCTGTTAAATAAAACAGGTCCAGGCAGTGAGCTCAAGCACTGTACTGCTGCTCATCCACACTAGTCAGCTGCTAGACAGTGCCCTTGCATAGCTTGGTCCTGCTAACGCTGAGGCTACGCGGGCACAGTTCTGGAGATTGTGTGTACCAGTTCCCATGGGCTGCTTGGGCAAAACTACACTGGGTTTGGCCTCCGCTATCCTCCCACACTAAAAACTTCAACACCCTTATGCACTCTCTGATCACACCCCAGCCCATGAAGCATGAATTCTCAGTTTCAAGCTACGAAAATAGCAAATCATGGTCTGCAGCACAGCATTTGAACACTACTTCAGCCACTtagaatttgaaaagaaaaacaaaacccagaactAAAAAACAATTGTGCTTTAGTTCAAAGAGGCATCACAGAGGTCCAAGTGCTTTGTAGTATGGGTATAAGGCCTATATCAAtacagtatcaacacaggctgggggatgaagggattaagagcagccctgccaagaaggacttgggggtactggtggatggaaagctggacatgagccagcaatgtgtactcacagcccagaaggccaatcgtatcctgggctgcatcaaaagaagcgcggccagcaggtcgagggaggtgattctgcccctctactccgctctggtgagaccccacctgcagtactgcatccagctctggagccctcagcataaggaagacacagacctgttggagcgggtccagaggagggccacaaaaatggtcagggggatggaacacttctcctatgaagaaaggctgagagagttggggttgttcagcctggagaagagaagggtccagggagaccttactgcagcctatcagtacttaaaagggggcttataaaaaagatggcggcaaactttttagcagggcctgttgcgacaggacaagggggaatggctttaaactaaaggcaggtagatatagactagatataaggaagacattttttatgctgagggtggtgaaacactggaagaggttgcccagcgaggtggtggctgccccatccctggaaacattcaaggtcaggttggacggggctctgagcaacctgatctagttgaagatgtccctgctcactgcagggcgggttggactagatgacctttagaggtcccttccaacccaaactattctatgattctatgattctatctcctCCTTAGGTGTCTAATTTCAGAATAACCTAACATGAGCCAAGTATCACACTGCAGACAGTTACAGGGAGGCAGACAATTAGTCAATGCCAGTGAGCCAGAGAACAATACACGACCCTATGATATAGGATCTAACACAATTGTCTGATGGgtatctttctctctctggaCAGTGTTATCTGCAAAATACTCACCTAGCAGCCTCTGCAGCCTAACTGTGACATGGCAAACGCAGGGGAAAGCTTTTTAAGAACCTTAGGAAATAAACTTGGTCTGCTATAACTAAACtaaataaatgggaat
This region includes:
- the LOC143157874 gene encoding LOW QUALITY PROTEIN: putative DBH-like monooxygenase protein 2 (The sequence of the model RefSeq protein was modified relative to this genomic sequence to represent the inferred CDS: substituted 1 base at 1 genomic stop codon), with protein sequence MAALFSRIKGMLFLLFIPYFCSGQPAPPLLHFSNFLDPSNMVYLRWDHDKQELMMFELQVYTTGWVAFGFSPHGELPGSDIVIGGVFPNGSIYFSDCHVVDEATLEEDESQDYQLLSVMENETSTTTLFKRHLRTCDPNDLAITMDTARLVTAFGTDDTVQFFKGQRFSKSLFLMRYRGPSDSTDPKIFFTYDLRLVQFATPVEETKYACTFIPLPMVKQKHHIYKFELVITPHNITLVYHILVYGCGNASMLPSGIDNCYGASPDFALCSQVLVGWAVGGESYQFLDEAAVSLGTPWDPQYIRLEIHYSNFDLLPGLINSSGVRIYYTPELRKYDVGVLQTGIFTFPVHFIPPGAESYRSYGLCNSSQFDEMNGMLVPDLHVFAYLLHTHLSGRGVKAAXYRNGEQLGIICEDNKYDFRLQEIRDMKEILIIKPGDEILVECNLQTLDRSGITFELQRNESGLIRDISIPEQAACHNISRHLSLSGLRATANLRLTAVHASESSATKETASLPLLSLTQLVFAWLIILASEYGK